GCCGCAGCGCCGCTTCGCTTAAATCGTCTTCCACAGCCAGCCTGATAACGATAGGAGTCATGCGCTGAAGGACTCCAATTGCCTTACCGTTCCCGGTTCCGTTCGCGGAAGCACGGCTTCGGCTATGGGCATACCGGCTTCCAATAAAAGACGCACTTCTTCAATAGAGGATGAAATTTCCGCTCTGGTTCCCTCTTTGTCGGGAGTCAGTAAGATTACCTCTTCGCCGCCGATGCCTTTATCCAACAATAAATCAGCGCTATGCGTGCTAATCAAAACCTGTCTTTTTTTCTGTTTTTGCAATCGATGGATCAATGAGGGAATTTTTCGAATAATGGACGCATTGAGCGATAATTCCGGCTCTTCAAGAAGCAACAGCGAATCGCCTTCAAGAATCGACCAAAAAAAGCCTAGTAAACGCAGCGTACCGTCGGAAAATTGATCTTCCCGCTGCTTGGCGCCTTTGGCTCGCCAATGTTCATAAACCGCTTCGAAATGAGGAATTCCCATTTTATCGTTATCGATCTTGAGTTCCTTCAGTTGAGGTACGGCGAGACGCAAAGCTTGCTCGATCTTTTTAAACCGCGATTTTCGAGTTTTCTCGGAAGTGCGCATGATCCGATCCAAAAAATTCCGGCCAAAGGGATCGCCTTCGATTCCCGGCCC
Above is a window of Candidatus Omnitrophota bacterium DNA encoding:
- a CDS encoding AAA family ATPase translates to MIAKRLILKNWRNFQSIDIELQERMFIVGPNASGKSNLLDAFRFLRDIARQKGGGLQNAIDLRGGLSKIRCLAARRDPIVEMEIHLSESSETWKYKIAIKQEVRGNRQPFIAEEIVWKNGDEIARRPDKKDKEDKKRLIQTHLEQINANVEFRPIADFFESFTYLHLVPQLLRHPNAFTGPGIEGDPFGRNFLDRIMRTSEKTRKSRFKKIEQALRLAVPQLKELKIDNDKMGIPHFEAVYEHWRAKGAKQREDQFSDGTLRLLGFFWSILEGDSLLLLEEPELSLNASIIRKIPSLIHRLQKQKKRQVLISTHSADLLLDKGIGGEEVILLTPDKEGTRAEISSSIEEVRLLLEAGMPIAEAVLPRTEPGTVRQLESFSA